The segment ACTGTTTTTTCCTCTTCAGTCGCCAGCTCGGAGCAAGCAGCACATAATGCTTGTGCAATATGACCTGCGATTGTGAACCACCTGGAGACATCCTTCGATTTATGTGCCAGGAAGCACAGTTTTGTCAGATTGTTCTTGCGTGCTTTCTTTTTGTTTCGGGTTCTCTCTCCTACAAGAGCACATGCAGTGTTGATGGAACTGAAACATTTTTTGACCTCCATTGTGGGTATTTTCTCAGGTATGCAGAATCCAAAATAGTTGATGTAATGAAACAGAATTGCAGTCTTCAAGGacagtgtttcatttttaaaacttgtttcCACACGCATCGGGGAGGAAGGTTTGACATTGTGCACATGACGACctacatataaaaatttaaattagAGCATGTACGATAACTATATCATGATATTTCCCGAAAAGTGAAAAACTAATTTCAACTCCGCCCCCACACCAATTCATCATAGCTATCAAAATTCATGATCGAGGTAGGTTACATACTGTAAGACTGA is part of the Ostrea edulis chromosome 2, xbOstEdul1.1, whole genome shotgun sequence genome and harbors:
- the LOC125681170 gene encoding uncharacterized protein LOC125681170 → MKSATCKIFIDMLLSNMNGCLKFAVFLVVGLSLSNGRHVHNVKPSSPMRVETSFKNETLSLKTAILFHYINYFGFCIPEKIPTMEVKKCFSSINTACALVGERTRNKKKARKNNLTKLCFLAHKSKDVSRWFTIAGHIAQALCAACSELATEEEKTVCEKKLCK